The segment GCTGAATTTCCTGGAGTTGCTAGATCAGGTGCGGTGGCTTTTTCGATCGGAGACAAAGGCTATGTCACGACAGGATACAATGACGATGAGCTTGTGGAAGAGCTAGGTGATACTTGGGAATACAATAGTGCGACAGACACATGGACTCAGCTGGCTGATTTTGGCGGTAGTGCCCGATATAAGGCTGTGGGTTTTGCTACTGGAGGATATGGCTATGTAGGGACTGGGTATGACGGGAGTCATTTGAAAGATTTTTGGCGATTGGACCCGGCGTCTGGAGAGTGGACTCAAATCGTCAGTCTCACGGGGGAGAAGAGAAAGGGAGCGGTTTCTTTCGTCATAGATTCTTATACCTATGTCTGTACGGGTAGCAACAATGGGCTTTATGAAGCTGACCTTTTGGCATTTGATCCATCTGAAGCTGGCTGGAGTCAATTGGAAGATGTAAACGAAGATGATGATGATCAAGATGCGATTCTAAGAGAGGATGGTGTTGCCTTTGTTTTGGATGGCAAAGGTTATGTGACAGTAGGCTCGCTGGGATCCAACCAGAATACAACTTGGGAATATACCCCTGGTAGTGGTGTATGGACAGAAAAGACGGCATTTGAAGGTACAGGTAGAACGGGTGCGGTGGCATTTACGATCAATGGACGTGCATTTGTAGCTTTGGGTCAGAGCGGTTCTTCTCGTTGGGATGATATTTGGGAATTTGTACCAACTGAAACCTATGACGAGGATGATTGATAGGGCGAGCGTTGAATTGAAACCTAGTAAAATAACTATTTTGCTAGGTTTGGTTCTCCTGTTGGTTTCTTTTCACTCGTTTGGGCAAAATGCATCTGGGTCAGTTTATTCTATGTTTGGGATTGGAGAGCTGAATCAGACGACCTCTGTGCAATCCAGAGGAATGGGCTATGCTTCGATAGGTCTGTCATCTAAATACGATGTGAATTTGGTCAATCCAGCTGCCAATGATCAGTTGGGGTACTATTTTAATCACATGACCAACATTGGGTTTTATTATGCCAGTACCAATTACAAAACGGATGATGCGTCCGAAAATGGATCGTACGGAGGAATTTCTAACTTCAATTTTTGGTTCAAAATTGGAAATAAATGGAGCAGTATAGTAGGTCTAGGTCAGTACAGTAATGTTGGATACAATATCAATCAAAGGGATGTCAACTCATTTCAGTCCAGTGATTACAGTGTATTGCATCAGGGCAGTGGAGGACTCAATGAGTTTTATTTTTCCAACGGATATTCGATTGTTGATAACCTGTCCTTGGGATTGAAACTGGCCTTTGTCTTTGGGAATATTGAGCATACAGAATGGGCTGCCAGTAGTCAAAATTCACAGCAATTTTATATCTCAGACCAAGTAAACATCAAGGACGTCTATGCTGAGTACAGTTTGAATTATCGAATCCAAAGACCCAAATTTGATGTCAATTTTGGTCTCATCTTCAAAAACGAGAATACATTGAAGGGAAGTACTAGTTCACAGATTACATCTCAAAACACGACCAGCGGAGAAGTTGATTTGATATATGAAGATCAAGAAAGTACGGATGACTATGTATTGCCTCGAAAATATGGTTTTGGCTTTTCTGTGAATACGGAAAAAATATTGCTGGCAGGAGACGTGGAGTATAATCAATGGAGTCAAGCGCATATACCTGACTATGAAAATGATTTGAATGATACATGGCGCTATTCTTTGGGGTTGGAACTGACACCTAATCGTGCAAGTGAGTCTTATATGAGTAGGGTGAGTTATCGAATAGGCGGATATACCGAAAATTCTTATTTGAAGATCGATGGGACGACATTTTCTCAATATGGAATCACTGGTGGATTGAGTATGCCCTTGAGGACAGGGAGTGCTGTAAATGTCGCATACCAACGAAAGCTGAATGGAACTGTGCAAAACAATCTGATCTATGAATCTACTAATGAGATTTCTATCAATTTGACGATTAGAAACCGATGGTTCCAGCAGCGAAAGTTCAATTAACAACTATTCTGCAAACATCTCTACAAGGATGGAATTGTCAGGGTAGAATATTTCCATGCTGAAATTTTGCAAGCTGTCACCATAGGTGGCAGCATGTTTTCTCAAAGCTGTTTCGACTTTTTGGGAATTGGGCATGACTAATGGATGCATAGACAAGGCGGCTTTGTAAGTAGCATGGGATTGCAACTCGATGACTTTGAAACCAGCAGGAATTGCCGACACATCATCTCCCAAGAGTATGCCGATGAAGCGATTGATTTCACCATCCTCCAGTGTGTCTGGTCTATAATCGATCAAGCATAGATCACCATTCAATTTTCCATTTTGGATCAAGTCTCGGATTTCTACAAATAGTTTACTTTCCACTTGATGCATTCTATGACCATGTACAAACTTGCCAGCGATGCTATAGACATTGTTGGTCGAGCGAGCTGTCACCAATGGATCAAACCCACCCATAAAAAAATAGATAGACATGGCTATTCCTGTCAAGGAGAGAAGCGACATAGTCCAATAGAGATATTTTTTTGTATTAAAGTTCACGTAGCGTACAGTTCATCATGTGGGCTAAATTAGGTACTTGCAGTCAGATTGAACTTTGAAATCGGGAAATAAAATATCTAAATGTGTTAAGTCAAATTTTCTTCTTCTAGTAATTTATTCATCCTTGTGATTACTTCATCAAGACTTTTGGCAGAAAGATGAATCTTATCGATTACTTCTTCATGGTCTTGTCGGGTTATTCCGTCTGTTTTGGAGATGCTAATAAGGCCTAATAGGTTAGCTAGTGGGGCACGCACTTCATGAGAATTAGAAAAGGCATATTCTTTGAGTTTCTTGTTTTGGGATTCTATTTTTCGAGTTCTTTCTTCTACCAGATTCTCAAGTGATTCATTCATTTTTTTCATTTCCGAATTGACTCGCTGCAGTTCATCTGCTTGATTAGAAATCTTTTCTTTCTGGCCATGTATTTCGGTATTGAGGTGTCGCAACAGACGGATGGTTCTGATTTTCTTGATGTAATACAAATACCATAAAGTCACTGCGATAAAGGCGAAAATCAAACAGACAACCAGCGCATACTGGATAGTGTTTTGGCGTTGGATTTTCAGATTGGAGGCTTCCAATTCCTTTTGTCGCAATTGGTTTTCTTTGGTGAGTAGGTAATTGCTTTGTTCTATTTCTGTGAGTTGTCTTCGAGATTCCAGTTGAGCAATGTACTCTAACCTCTGCTGTGCGAATAGGCTGTCTTTCAAGTTGAGGTATAGTTGTGCATATTCATACAAATTCCTACCATCTGCACTGTTGCCATAGATATGGTAGAGTATTTCCGCAGCACTGACAGCCTCTTTGAGAAGACCTATTTCTTGAGCTATTTGTAATGCTTGTTTTGCTTCCGAGAGTGCTTGATGAGGATTGTTCATTTCCAGATAGCATGAGGCAATATTAGTCAATACTTGAGATTGCCCTAATAGGTATCCTTGTTGATCATAAAGAGACTTTGCTTCTTTTAGATAGAGCATCGCTCTGTTATAATCCTTTTTTAAGATCAAGGTTTTTCCTAAAAGATTCAGTGAGCCAGCCATGTCTCCCAAAGTTTTTTGCTGCCTAAAACTTACGATGGCTTTTTCAAAATCTGCCTCGGCTTGATCAAGATTGCCAGTTTGCATGTGTAGCATCCCCATATTTTCATAATTATTGGCAATTCCCCAAATGTCGTTTTGCTTGATGTCTAAATCCAGTGCTTTGGTCAAATATGATTCGGCTTCTTTGTAATCGCCAAGGTTCAACTTGATCAAACCAATGTTGGTATAGGATCCTCCTATACTGGAAGAGTCTTTTAACAAAATTCGGATTTCAAGTGCTTGAAAGTAATGGTTGATAGCACTGTCATATTCTCCCATTGTCTTAAAGAGAACACCTATGTTGTTATGAATAATAGCCTTCAAAGCTTTATTTTCTTCTTTTTCGGAGATTCTTAGTGCTTTCATATGGTGGTCAAATGCCACTGCGTATTTCCCCATGTTTCGATAAACAGAGGCAAGGTTGTTATAGGTTTGTGCAGTTTTTATATCTTCATTCAAGGATTGAAAGCTGACAAGGGCTTGATTGAGGTATTTTTCTGCACTCTTAAATTCATCTCTTTTGGAATAAATCATCCCTATTCTTCTGTATGCATTTGCTTGTCCAAGAGGATATCCAATTTTTCTAGATATTTCTAAAGCTCTATTTGCATAGATGAGAGCAGTATCCGTATGGTTTCGATAGAGTTTGTCCGCAAGGAGGTTGAGAATGTTAGCTGAGACGAACTCATCCGTTGTCTGCTCAAGTATATTTTTGAGGCTGTCTAGTTTGTTTGCTTCTGCACACAACGGTAAGGTTGAGAGTGTAATTATACAGCTCACCAAACATGCTCCAACATATTTTATCATATTGGTATTTAATATTAAGAAGATTAGAATATAGAAGTTTTATCAACGAGATTTTATAAAACTCTAACGGCTGCTACAGGTAGGGATTGGTAATTCAATTTAGCCATCTCAATCATTTCCTAAAGTTAAGAAATGATAACTGAATCATTAGCTTAACACTTTAACAAGTTGTGAAAATATTTCCGTCCTGTATCGCACAATCATAGATTTCTATCAACACTTAGAGAGTGAAGAGCTCTTTGGCTATCGGGACTCACCTAAAATACTGTGCGGTATATTTTAGGGTCGAGAGTAGTAGCCTTCTGATCTAATTTTTTTATTTAGGATTTAGTGGATGATGAAGGGGTATTTTTTCTCCCAATTCGATAATTAGTTGTGGAGAAAAAAATAGCTTGTTGCTCTAGTAGCAATCAAAGGGATCTCTATGTGTTTTGTTTGAGCGGATCAATAATTTTGAAGATCAGAAAGAATCAAATCCAGCTCGTTGCGTGATTTGTTGAGTTTGTTGCTCAATTGTACGAGGACCGTTTCTTTGTTTTCTTCATCATGTAGAAAATCCTCGTCACTTAGGACGGGAAATTTCCATTTGAGTAATATTTTCAACTCTCTCCAACTTCGAATATTCGTCATATGGCTAAGGTACAATCTAGATTGATAATTAATTCATTGATTGTCAATGAATTTGCTGTTTGAGCAAATTTTTATGCCCTTCCCAGCGTACGCAGATGCATCAAATGCGAACTGATGGCTTTGAGCATGGTATTGTACTCATTGTATGTGATGTTGAATTCTTCACAAGTTTCTTTGACCAATCTGCTGATTGTAGGATAATGTACGTGGCTGATACGAGGAAAGAGATGGTGTTCAATCTGGAAATTTAAACCACCCAGCATCCAATGAAGTGTCTTATTGGTAGTTGCAAAATTGGCAGTACTTCTCAATTGATGGATTGCCCACTCTATTTTACTTTCTTCTTCCTGATTGTCTATTGCGTGAAAATTGGTGTCTTCTACTACATGCGCCAGTTGGAACACCGTACTGATGATCAATCCACAGGTGACAGTGATGATACTGAACCCGATCAGCCAAGGCAACCAACCCAAAACCAAAATCGGAACTACCATATAAACACACATGTACATGATTTTAGTAAACCAAAAAATGGCGTGCTGCTTCAAAGTCATTTTTTTGGTTTTGGTGACGGGAGCAATTCTACCACTAAAGTATTTTTCGAAATCCTCGTAAAAAATCCAAGCCAGATAAGAAATACCATAGAGTACTACCCAATAGATATGTTGAAATTTGTGGTAAAATCGTCTAGGCTGTCCCTCATGTAGTCTCATAAATGGTTTGACATCAATATCAGAATCCAAACCTTCGATATTGGTAAAGGTGTGGTGGTTGATGTTGTGTTTGATACCCCAGTAATATGAGTTCCCTCCCAGGATATTGAGAAAGTAGGCAGAGATCTTATTGATCCATGAGTACTGAGAAAAACTCTGATGGCTACCTTCGTGCATCACGTTGAAACCAATCAATGCTAGATTCAATCCCAAAATCATACAAAGCACAACAGATACAACAGGTATCGGTGTAAAGAAAACCAGTACGACGTACAAGGCTATCGCAGAAAGCACCAGCAGAATCCCTTTGTAGTACAACTTACCATCACCAGATGGTTTTAGATTTTCAACCGTAAAATAGTTGTCTACTTTTTTCCTGAGTATGTTGAAGAATGAGTTGGTACTGGTGTCGAATGAGTACTTCTGCATTGCACTATGTTTTGGGTAAGAATATTGTTTTCTGTTACCGATCAATTTTGATGTATGACACGACAAGTGCAGTGACGACAGTTTTTGAAAAGTAGTCGTAAATATCGGCATTCCCATTGATGGAAAAGCCTATTCTTACTTTTATTTACTCCGTAGGTCTAGAATAGTCCGATTATTTGGGATGCATGGCTTCTTGGAGATAGAATCCCACTCGACGTAGAATGTACTCAAAGGCAGTGACTAGGTGAAGTTACAAACTTCACTTTCTTATCATTAGGAAGCAGAAAGCAGCATTTTCCTCCTCTGGCGGACACGTGTAAATGCGGTATTGATCAAGGACAGTATCTTGAGGTGTAGTTATAACCAGCTGATTCGACGTTTCCATCCTGATTGCATGGCACTTTATAGGGAAGGCTACAACATACATTTATACCCGTTCCGAAATACAACAAATCCATAACACTGGCTTTTCATCCAGTACACATCAAAGGAATAGGTTTGCGCTTTTTAGCCATTGTTTTGTTTTTGGTAAAATGGTGGTTTGATGAACTAAATGCTATGCCACGTCATTTGATTTTATTTGCTTTCCTTCTTTTGCTATCAGCTTGCTCGTTGACGCACGAGGACAGCTCACCTCAAAACAATGAGACAGTTGACCAATTGCTCCATCAGATCGAATCACAACCCAAGCTGAGCCGTGACAGCACCCTTTTCTTGGCACGTCGTGGACTGATTCTCTCCCAAGAGTTAGGGTACAAATTTGGCATAGCCCGTAGCAGTCATTTGTTAGGAGCCTTGTTTTACAAGATTGGCAATTTGGATTTGGCACTCAACCATTTGCATAGTGCTATCCATGTCTACGAACAGTCAGGTGACAAAGACCACCTAGCAGAGGCTACCAGTCTAATAGGTCAGGTGTATTTGAGATCCGAAAACTACAATCAGGCACTGATTCATTTGCGAGAATCCTATGTTCTTTTCGTGGAGCTCCATAACCACACAGGAGAGGCACGGATTCAAGGACAACTAGGCCATCTCTTTGAGAAAACTCAGCAATACGATTCTGCTCTGTACTATCAGCACGAAGCGTTGGATTACTTTATTCAATCCATGGATTCGGCAGAATTGGCAGCCATCTATGACAACATTGGTAGTATCTACGAAGACCTGGAGGTGTACGATCAGGCCTACAAAAATTTTGTCAAGGCCTATGATTATAATTTCGCATTGGGCTATCTCGACGAGGCAATTGTCAATATGAACAACATCGGGGACACCTATCGCAAGCGTGGGCAGTATGATCAAGCGATGCAAGCGACCCGCCAAGCCTACGACATGGCGCTCGTACAGCAGAATCAATATCAAATCCAGTCAGCTGCCAGAGATATTTCTTTGATCCACAGAGAAACCAATCAATTGGATAGTGCCTATTACTACCTCGATCAGAGTTATCAATTGAATGAAGTCATCTTTGGTCAGGAAATCGCCCGAAAGATCGCCAACGCACAGAGTATTTTTGATCTGGAACAAAAACAACAAACTATCCTAATGCTCGAAAATGAAAAATCTTTGAGTAGAAAAATTGCCCTGGGTGGGGTTATAGCTGCAGCAATATTGTTCCTCCTGATTGCCTATAGTTCCTATCAAAAGGTAGCCAAGACCAGCAAAGAACGAAAGCTGCTGCAAATCGAAAACGAACTGAGCAAAGCAGAACTCATCAATGCACAGCTCAACGAAGAGAAACTAAGAACAGAACTAGAAAATAAGCGCCTGCAGGAGTCCCAGCTCCAAATGGATCTGGAAATGAAAAATAGCGCTTTGAGTAGATCTGCACTGCACCTGATTCAGAAGAATGAATTCCTAGAAACACTCCGAACCAACCTGAAGAAGATCAAGAAAAGCGAAAAAGAAGATGTCCACCAAAAGATCCGAAAGCTCACCAAATCTATTGATCTCAATTTCAACATGGACGAAGACTGGGAAGAGTTTGAAAATATTTTTCAGCAGATACATACGGAGTTTTTTGATCGCCTGAGAGAAAAACACCCCACCCTGACCAATTCCGAAGTGCGACTTTGCGCCATGATTCATATCAATCTGCACTCCCACGAAATCGCCTCGATCATGAATATCTCCAGCGATAGTTTGCGGATAGCTCGGTATCGCCTCCGAAAAAAGCTCGGATTAGAAAAAGGTGAAAATTTATACAACTATATCGTGAGTGTGGGTTAACGCTCTCGTAACATGCAACTAGCTGATAATAAAATAATTGTGTGGAGGTGCTTACGTTTGGTTGCCATGAATTTTGAATCTGATGCCATTTTGTTGATTGCCCATTTAACACCCAATTCATACTAGGAATCATTATTTGCCGAGTCAAATAATTCGATGACTTCAACTAAGAAATAATGAAGAAAACACTTACAATTTTACTTTTAAGTCTAATCGGTTTCGGTGCCTATAGCCAAGAGATAGTGGTGAGAGGTCTGATTACCGAAGGGGTCAGTGGAGAGCCACTACCCGGAGCAACGGTACTCATCGAGGGTACTACACAAGGTACCATCTCGGATGTCAATGGTGAGTTTACCTTGAGGCTATTGCCAGGTAGCAAATCTATTTTGGTGAAGTACTTAGGGTACAAGGATTTTACCACGACGATAGATGCAGCGACTAGTACCAATGTGGAAGTCCAACTCAGCGAACTCAATTCAGAATTGCTGGAAGTAACCGTTTTCGGGTCTCTACAAGGACAGCAAAAAGCACTGAATCAACAAAAAAGTGCTGGCAACATCAAAAACATCATCGCTGCTGATCAGATCAGTAGATTCCCAGACCCTAACGTCGCTGAAGCGATCCAGCGGATGCCAGGGGTGACACTGCAGAGAGATCAAGGCGAGGGACGCTACGTCATCGTGAGAGGATTGGCTCCACAGTTTACCAACATCAGCGTCAATGGCGAACAAATCCCTTCTCCTGAAGCAGGTGTGCGTTTTGTGGCACTGGATGCCATACCCGCGGATCAGCTTTCGTCTATAGAAGTATCCAAAACCTTGACTCCTGACATGGATGGTGATGCCATCGGTGGATCTGTCAACCTAGTGACCAGAAAAGCCAAAAGCAGTGACATGGAAATCCAAGGAACTGTAGTCGGTGGATACAACCACCTAATGGGTCAACCCAACGGGCAAGGGTCACTCCTCCTAGGAAAAAGATTTGGTGCGGATGAAAAATTAGGTATCCTAATCAATGGTAGCCACTTCTACACCGACAGAGGCTCGGACAACTGGGAAAGAGACGGTGATGCAATCGAACTGAGAGATTATGCACTGAGAAGAACGCGAAGTGCAATCAGCGGTACTTTGGATTACCGATTCAACGACAATAGCGAAGTGTATTTTAGAGGAATCTACAATACATTCTCTGATCGTGAACATAGAAGAGCCTATGTAATCAGCCCGAATGTGGATGATTCCCCTTTTGAGAGCAACGAGATCGAAAGAGCGACCAAAGATCGTTTCGAACGCCAAGATATCTCTAGTTACAACCTCGGAGGCAAGCACGTATTGCCAGGTTTTTCGGTCAATTATGAAGTGTCCTATGCTGATGCAGTACAAGACACTCCTTTTGATTACGAAGTGACCTTCATCGGTGAGCCTGATGGATTGTCTACAGACTTTTCAAATTCTGACTTCCCTAGATTCATGACCAGCGAGGATTTCGACTACCTCGACAACAGCAACTATGAATATGATGAGCTAGAGGCGGGCAATACTTTCGCCAAGGATGAAAACATCACAGGTAAGATCAACATCGCTGTTCCCTACGAAATAGCAGGCAACCAAGGGGCGATCAAATTTGGAGGTAAGTACAGAGCCAAAACAAAGAGTCTAAAAGTGACCAGTAACAAGTATGGATGGGCTGGAGGAGACGTCTCCTTCGAAGGGCAAGAAGGTGATTTCACCCTAGAGAAATTTGATGGTGGTTTGGTGGACGACAACTTCCTAGGAGGTGAGTATGAGATAGCAGCAGCGCCAGATATGGACAAGATCGTTCGATTCTTCAATGCCAACCGAGCTGGCTTTGAGCTAGAGGCTGAAGACAAATTGGTAGATGAAAATGTAGAAAGCTACAAAGCCACAGAAGATGTATTTGCAGCCTATTTGATGACAGATGTGACTTTCAACAAACTGCAAATTGTAGGCGGTGTGCGTTTCGAGAAGACCAATGTTGACTACCAGTACCACACGGTGTTGTTTGATGACGAAGGAGATTTGGACGAAATTTTGGATGAAGAAGGATCTACGGATTATGCTTTTATCTTACCACAGATCAATTTCAGGTATGCGCTCAATGGTCTGACCAATCTAAGGTTGGCTGCTACGACTTCTTACTCTAGACCCAATTTTGAATCCATCGTGCCAGCACAAGAGATCAATCTAGGTGATAGAGAAGGTACCATCGGTAATCCAGACCTCAAGCCCGTATCTGCTGTCAACCTCGACTTGATGGTTGATCACTATTTCGGAACAGTTGGCGTGCTGTCTGCAGGTGTTTTCTACAAGAATCTCGACAACTTCATCTACAAGCGCAGGTTTGAAACAAATTCTTACGAAGGCATTGATTTCGGAACTGATGTGGATTTGATACAAGATGTCAACGGACAGTCTGCCAACATCGCAGGAGTCGAACTTTCTTATCAGCAGAATTTGACCTTCCTGCCAGGAGCTTTGGCTGGCTTGGGCATCTATGCCAACTATACCTATACGGCTTCCTCAGCTACGCTCAAAGACAGATCTGGCATAGACGAAGAGGAAGAAATCAATCTGCCGGGTCAGGCAACGCATGTGGCCAACTTGAGCTTGTCATACAACCTGAAAGGCTTCACCGCCAGAATCTCGGGCAACTATGCAGGAGCTTATATTGAGGAGCTGGGAGAGGATGCTGACGAAGACCGCTCGATCAAAGGACGTCTTCAAGTCGATGCTACTGCCAGCTACAGAATCAGCGATCACTTCAATGTGTTTGCCGAAATGCTCAACATCACCAACGCACCTTTCGAAGCATATTTGGGAGGAAACGAAGACCAATTGGTGCAGAGAGAATTTTACTCTTGGTGGTCTAGAGTAGGTGTCAAATTCAATTTCTAATTACAAAAGAATCAAATCATGAAGATTAAAAATATATTGAGTGTAGCGGTGTTGGCCTTGCTGTCAGCCTGTGCTCTCAACGAACCAGATGTAAAAATTCAGGATACTGACTTCCCTCTTCGTCTCGAAATCGACGAAGAAGGTGCCGATCTACCGGATGCCGAAGATTACACCATAACGATTTCATTCGCAGATTATTTGGGCGATTTGCCAGCTCATGCGATCACTTTGACATACGAGTTATCTGGCGAGGGAGACTTCTCTGGAGCCTTCATAGACGAGATTGTGTATGAATATGAGGATGAAGACTGTGTGTTTGTACGCGAGATTGAGTTCACTGCCACGACTATTACCGTCCCTGTAGATGCTGATTTGGGTACTGTACCTGAAGAGTTTGAAATCGTAGTATTGATGAACGAAGCTGGTATTGATGCCACGGATGGGGAGTTCAAACTGGAGATCACGGGAGTAGAAACTCCAGACAATGTAGCATTCAGTTACACCAACACTTTCGAATATGGAATCCTAGACAATGATGTAGCAGGCGAGTGGGTGTTAGAATTGGAAGATGAAGCAGCTTTCGCTTCCTTCCAACAAGTTTTCGGACCAATATCGCCTGACTTGATGGAGCTGACTTTTGCAGACATCACTGGAGAGGTCAAGTTTGAGTTCGAATTTGAGGAGATGAAAATAGAAGTCGAGTTGGTCGAGGAGGAAGAAGTTACCGAATGTGAAGATGGAGAGATCGAGACCGATACAGAGAATCTAGTGATTGAAATCGAAGCGGATTATGACGCAGAAGATGGGGAGCTTGAGCTAGAAGGCTCGCACTTCAACGAAGATGATGAGGAGTTGGATTTTGTCATGGAGGCAGAATATGAGTTGGGAGATGATGATGACATGATCATTACCTTCAAATCCATCATCGACGAGGACAATTACGAAGAAGGTGAAGAACTCTTCTCTGGATCTATTTCATTCACCCTTATCAAAGATTAATTATGCATCAATACACCAAATATATCGTGTTGGGCTTGCTCGCTGCATGCAGCCAACCCCAACAACCAACAAGCACAGAAGTAACTCCTATTCAACCCAAGTACGTGACCGACACGGTCAATTTTGACAGTGACGACCCTGCGATTTGGATTCATCCGACAGACCCGAGTCAATCTTTGATTCTAGGTACGGACAAGCGTGAAAATGCAGAAGGTGGTGTTTTCGTTTTCGATCTCAAAGGAAAAGAAGACAGCACACGACGCATCACAGGAATCGACCGTCCCAACAATGTAGATATCGCTTATGGTTTCCGATTGGACAGTACGAGGACAGTAGATGTCGCAGTATTCTCTGAGCGTGGCAAGAACAGCATCCGTGTTTTCAGCTTGCCAGATATGCAGGCCATTGACGGAGGAGGCATTCCGGTATTCGAGGACAGCCCGAGTCGTGACGTGATGGGCGTAGCACTTTACAAACGTGCCGCTGACGATTCGCTCTTTGCGATCGTGAGCCGCAAGGGTGAAAACTCACCTGCTGAGGGCTACCTCTACCAGTATGCGCTAGAGATGCAGGACAGCACAGTGGTGGGGCGACTGGTGCGCAAGTTTGGCAAGTTCAGCGGGGGAGCTGGAGAGATAGAAGCCATCGCCGTAGATCACCAGTTGGGCTATGTTTACTACTCTGACGAGTTGTTTGGAATCAGAAAATACTATGTTGATCCAGCGATGGGCAATGAAGAATTGGCCGTGTTTGGTACCGATGGCTTCACCGAAGACCGTGAAGGTATCACCATCTACCAAAGTTCTGACACGACAGGTTACATCATGATCTCGGATCAGCAGGCAGATGCTTTCAGGGTTTTCCCGAGAGAGGGTTCCAATGGCAACCCACATGATCATCAGTTCATCAAGAGCCTGCCAGTATCCACGCACGAAAGTGACGGGTCAGAGGTCTCACATGTAGCCTTCAACGAGGATTTCCCCAAGGGTTTTTTCGTAGCAATGTCGGACAACAAGACCTTCCAAATCTACGATTGGCGTGACCTGGAAAAAGTCTTGGTCGCTACTGACGAGAAATAGAAAATACTTTTTCATTCTGAATCAGGTCTTCGGACCGACCCAAGCCTTCTCGCGAGAGAGGGCT is part of the Reichenbachiella agarivorans genome and harbors:
- a CDS encoding TonB-dependent receptor — translated: MKKTLTILLLSLIGFGAYSQEIVVRGLITEGVSGEPLPGATVLIEGTTQGTISDVNGEFTLRLLPGSKSILVKYLGYKDFTTTIDAATSTNVEVQLSELNSELLEVTVFGSLQGQQKALNQQKSAGNIKNIIAADQISRFPDPNVAEAIQRMPGVTLQRDQGEGRYVIVRGLAPQFTNISVNGEQIPSPEAGVRFVALDAIPADQLSSIEVSKTLTPDMDGDAIGGSVNLVTRKAKSSDMEIQGTVVGGYNHLMGQPNGQGSLLLGKRFGADEKLGILINGSHFYTDRGSDNWERDGDAIELRDYALRRTRSAISGTLDYRFNDNSEVYFRGIYNTFSDREHRRAYVISPNVDDSPFESNEIERATKDRFERQDISSYNLGGKHVLPGFSVNYEVSYADAVQDTPFDYEVTFIGEPDGLSTDFSNSDFPRFMTSEDFDYLDNSNYEYDELEAGNTFAKDENITGKINIAVPYEIAGNQGAIKFGGKYRAKTKSLKVTSNKYGWAGGDVSFEGQEGDFTLEKFDGGLVDDNFLGGEYEIAAAPDMDKIVRFFNANRAGFELEAEDKLVDENVESYKATEDVFAAYLMTDVTFNKLQIVGGVRFEKTNVDYQYHTVLFDDEGDLDEILDEEGSTDYAFILPQINFRYALNGLTNLRLAATTSYSRPNFESIVPAQEINLGDREGTIGNPDLKPVSAVNLDLMVDHYFGTVGVLSAGVFYKNLDNFIYKRRFETNSYEGIDFGTDVDLIQDVNGQSANIAGVELSYQQNLTFLPGALAGLGIYANYTYTASSATLKDRSGIDEEEEINLPGQATHVANLSLSYNLKGFTARISGNYAGAYIEELGEDADEDRSIKGRLQVDATASYRISDHFNVFAEMLNITNAPFEAYLGGNEDQLVQREFYSWWSRVGVKFNF
- a CDS encoding phytase, with the translated sequence MHQYTKYIVLGLLAACSQPQQPTSTEVTPIQPKYVTDTVNFDSDDPAIWIHPTDPSQSLILGTDKRENAEGGVFVFDLKGKEDSTRRITGIDRPNNVDIAYGFRLDSTRTVDVAVFSERGKNSIRVFSLPDMQAIDGGGIPVFEDSPSRDVMGVALYKRAADDSLFAIVSRKGENSPAEGYLYQYALEMQDSTVVGRLVRKFGKFSGGAGEIEAIAVDHQLGYVYYSDELFGIRKYYVDPAMGNEELAVFGTDGFTEDREGITIYQSSDTTGYIMISDQQADAFRVFPREGSNGNPHDHQFIKSLPVSTHESDGSEVSHVAFNEDFPKGFFVAMSDNKTFQIYDWRDLEKVLVATDEK